A window of the Oncorhynchus mykiss isolate Arlee chromosome 15, USDA_OmykA_1.1, whole genome shotgun sequence genome harbors these coding sequences:
- the LOC110490318 gene encoding uncharacterized protein LOC110490318 isoform X10: MVNNKHSETTSGHTTAPARYSTSLVFTDFPSTGGTESGVVDLKAAQVTHADTHGILGPSVPSQAITQHTDHLPGNAALVSHTQTSTTPEQQHASSPSLTDTPQEKPHKHKISLKEIQHWPQSVLRSKNGPVNGNNSTQDPSQSLQFSTEKMYVLQAGKTQLHLNTKDYQARPPERFSDEDSTIRLEIKSTPRYMTLTAVATAPPPPVAIVPPMGPQQSPEPMETENAGNELPFKILQAWSINEKQAENLWERAKDDASSLSVLNEMVQVESLLECDKPVDASATSSMASTGEDNDEVLQVITQMDKRSPSPFVHTNPQATDIVCIGGAQIIVEGSSNVPDESTLDLSTIAEVQFKLCALQRLVTYLESLTTVTEAKDGCLEAILELYWGGDTSNLLEALKDKMDEKIMQDVSAWAAEDEKAVVFFAVSGISLGEVLEKFPIPVHVDTSSQVGYRSSWLNINEKLNDIDEDSGRAWSLWFIPDKAEDSSKVVGGVQMDDTFHSKMETVEFPAEATDSDLTTNTHLTMDVDPPTNTDLPTNADLETEPLSPMILTVLTPEDAVKLLAETEAPDTDLKTVVDLTTDSDTEPLSPMNLTILTSEDAMRLFCQIENGSDLQFASPESCSKNKDKTQTNQLENIESGSFDKSWHCPCGIETDNGFEMGLCSTCQREKGLQQGTRCITIAHCFTMSHRNDQETEVPKDSGGKVTAVDNQCRDKKQIHSTEEEGDDNKTQGEMQQWTGVIPIIDFFFWSDTSEDSDQETEESYNEQHAQIEAHASNVKRTEPETDAKAPCESAQERTTQSKVCPGSEDRERWQEKDQDCRMSTLPLPKVENPSKLRANIIADNWCSPIEDCGSPVEKYDKVADFVTQYKTCKSKQKGHKKMEKEKSLHPTSSDRQSYKKSHGRAERGRTPSQTTKCSGLKATVDNQCRDRKPHASHKTRHSTESDGNRCKDKKRGSSTVKACEGCQSRDKKPPKRRHSTEKEREDNQSRNKMSSKRRNSTETDGRNSDSKELQCQLVDIERASGNSLPCPGVKTLHVQGSSTTTIPLKFSINIPKKPSINASPSKHTEVPRMPKTKAQNKTNRHRSPAKSMSPVVKERQRNDIKHKQKIKCQKVRLKKLSLPKDLVRKGSPPSRKSEEDSPPSRKREKGSPPRQKMVADRGESGGLGIMVSKIPDSSKKLKPTAESDLTSQQKLTQIPKVLKKNEKGRLSKSECEYDSLPPKPKLPRIPKLPRTPEVSKDWCERENREETYPSASPESQTLNKSARVAHKPKPFIKPARPNGYSPGSHACPNTAMVPEHDNRHFGAKVSARQQVFSDWESSFVTTPIPRTRRRSGCPPEEVEGSQASPRSSSETRIIRPILKRVDAPPKPKRNISFPLNPRNVHYFKPCEYENYVMFNRSYTDPEDAQRSDDEEEDASVNCQNKKKQSPVMEAKQQDIGELKPGPSGLCEKRFKRKWEMQEPAAILMKESIVQAKHWTKSLHRDPPKEFRHSAKITGVGYIKSEKQKRPNEIEGSSRNSSPLHGNHPTDSLHASPRHGHHSGSSQIVSPPRGHHSSSSQGKIIEPTARNHGFPVDEWNERWSEDRRDS; the protein is encoded by the exons ATGGtcaacaacaaacacagtgaaacaACATCAGGACATACAACTGCTCCTGCGAGATATTCTACATCACTTGTTTTTACAGATTTCCCTTCCACGGGAGGTACAGAATCTGGTGTTGTTGACCTAAAAGCAGCCCAGGTAACACATGCAGACACCCATGGTATACTAGGACCTAGTGTTCCTTCCCAAGCCATAACACAACATACAGATCATCTTCCTGGCAATGCTGCTCTGGTTTCTCACACACAGACCTCTACCACCCCTGAACAGCAACatgcttcctctccttctctcactgacACCCCTCAGGAAAAACCTCATAAACATAAGATCTCACTCAAGGAAATACAGCACTGGCCCCAGAGTGTTTTAAGATCTAAAAATGGACCTGTAAATGGGAATAACTCAACACAAGACCCCTCTCAGTCCCTACAATTCAGCACAGAGAAGATGTATGTTTTACAAGCAGGCAAAACACAACTACATCTAAACACCAAAGACTACCAGGCGAGACCCCCTGAGAGGTTTAGTGATGAGGACTCCACTATACGGCTGGAGATTAAGTCCACCCCCAGGTACATGACCCTGACGGCAGTCGCTACCGCTCCGCCGCCCCCCGTGGCTATCGTCCCGCCAATGGGTCCACAGCAGTCCCCAGAGCCCATGGAGACAGAGAATGCAGGCAATGAGCTGCCATTTAAGATTTTACAGGCCTGGTCCATCAACGAAAAACAGGCAGAAAACCTGTGGGAAAGAGCTAAAGATGATGcaagttctctctctgtcctaaaTGAGATGGTTCAAGTTGAGAGTCTTCTGGAGTGTGATAAACCTGTAGATGCATCTGCAACAAGTTCAATGGCATCTACAGGAGAGGACAATGATGAGGTCCTTCAGGTCATCACACAAATGGACAAGAGATCACCTTCACCATTTGTCCACACCAACCCTCAGGCAACTGATATTGTATGCATCGGTGGTGCCCAGATAATCGTGGAAGGTAGCTCTAATGTTCCAGATGAGAGCACTCTTGATTTGTCCACAATTGCTGAAGTTCAGTTCAAGTTATGTGCGCTGCAGAGACTGGTTACTTATCTGGAGAGTTTGACAACAGTCACAGAGGCAAAGGATGGTTGTCTCGAGGCCATATTGGAGTTGTATTGGGGAGGGGATACCTCTAACCTGTTAGAAGCTTTAAAAGATAAAATGGATGAGAAAATCATGCAGGATGTGTCTGCCTGGGCCGCAGAGGATGAGAAGGCCGTGGTTTTCTTTGCAGTCAGTGGTATATCACTAGGGGAAGTGCTCGAGAAGTTTCCTATTCCAGTACATGTTGACACCTCTTCCCAAGTGGGTTACAGGTCGTCATGGTTAAATATCAACGAGAAGCTGAATGACATTGACGAAGATTCTGGAAGAGCTTGGTCTCTGTGGTTCATACCAGATAAAGCAGAGGACAGTTCCAAAGTGGTTGGGGGTGTCCAGATGGATGACACCTTCCACAGCAAGATGGAGACTGTGGAATTTCCTGCAGAAGCAACAGACTCAGACctcacaacaaacacacacctcaCGATGGACGTAGACCCCCCAACAAACACAGACCTCCCAACAAACGCAGACTTAGAGACAGAACCCCTTTCCCCAATGATTTTGACCGTCCTCACACCAGAGGACGCTGTGAAACTGCTTGCTGAAACAGAGGCACCAGACACAGACCTCAAAACGGTCGTAGACCTCACAACAGACTCGGACACAGAACCCCTTTCCCCAATGAATTTGACCATCCTGACATCTGAGGATGCCATGAGACTGTTTTGCCAGATCGAGAATGGCTCTGACCTCCAATTCGCGTCCCCTGAATCCTGCTCTAAAAACAAAGATAAGACACAGACAAACCAATTAGAGAATATAGAAAGTGGCAGCTTCGATAAGTCCTGGCACTGTCCTTGTGGTATTGAAACTGACAATGGGTTTGAAATGGGCCTATGCTCCacttgtcagagagagaaaggattgcAGCAAGGTACAAGATGCATAACAATCGCTCACTGCTTTACCATGTCACATAGAAATGATCAGGAGACAGAGGTCCCTAAGGACTCTGGGGGGAAGGTGACTGCTGTTGACAATCAATGCAGGGACAAGAAGCAGATACATTCAACTGAAGAAGAGGGTGATGACAATAAGACACAGGGTGAAATGCAGCAATGGACAGGCGTCATACCGATCATTGACTTTTTTTTCTGGTCAGATACAAGTGAGGATTCAGatcaggagacagaggagagctaTAATGAACAACATGCTCAGATTGAGGCTCATGCTTCTAATGTGAAAAGGACAGAGCCTGAAACTGATGCCAAAGCACCATGTGAGTCAGCCCAAGAACGTACGACCCAAAGCAAAGTCTGTCCTGGTTCTGAGGATAGGGAAAGATGGCAAGAGAAGGACCAAGACTGTAGGATGAGTACATTACCACTTCCCAAGGTTGAAAACCCCTCTAAGTTAAGAGCTAACATCATAGCAGACAACTGGTGTTCACCTATAGAGGACTGTGGTTCACCTGTAGAAAAGTATGACAAAGTTGCTGACTTTGTCACCCAATACAAAACCTGCAAGTCAAAGCAAAAAGGacataaaaaaatggaaaaggaGAAGTCCCTCCATCCAACGTCATCTGACAGGCAAAGTTACAAGAAAAGCCatgggagagcagagaggggaagGACACCATCCCAAACCACTAAGTGCTCTGGGTTGAAGGCAACTGTGGATAATCAATGCAGGGACAGGAAGCCACATGCATCACACAAGACGAGACATTCAACTGAGAGTGATGGAAATCGATGTAAAGACAAGAAGAGGGGATCATCAACTGTGAAAGCGTGTGAGGGCTGTCAATCCAGGGACAAGAAGCCACCGAAGAGGAGACATtcaactgagaaagagagagaggacaatcaAAGTAGGAACAAAATGTCATCGAAGAGGAGAAATTCAACTGAAACTGACGGCAGGAACTCAGACTCCAAAGAGTTACAGTGCCAGTTGGTGGACATAGAGAGGGCCAGTGGAAACTCACTCCCGTGCCCTGGGGTGAAAACCCTCCATGTGCAGGGATCCTCAACCACCACCATTCCTCTCAAATTCTCCATAAACATCCCCAAAAAGCCTTCCATAAACGCCTCACCCTCAAAACATACTGAAGTCCCCAGAATGCCAAAGACTAAAGCCCAGAACAAAACTAACAGACACCGCTCCCCTGCAAAGTCAATGTCTCCTGTTGTCAAAGAGCGGCAGAGGAACGACATCAAACACAAGCAAAAAATTAAATGCCAAAAAGTCAGATTGAAAAAGCTGTCCTTACCCAAAGATCTTGTCAGGAAAGGTTCTCCACCAAGCCGGAAGAGCGAGGAAGATTCTCCACCAAGccggaagagagagaaaggttcCCCACCAAGGCAGAAGATGGTGGCGGATAGAGGAGAGTCTGGGGGTTTAGGGATAATGGTCTCTAAGATTCCTGACTCGTCCAAGAAACTAAAACCTACGGCAGAGAGTGACTTGACATCCCAACAGAAATTGACACAGATTCCGAAGGTGTTGAAAAAGAATGAGAAAGGAAGGTTGTCAAAAAGTGAGTGTGAGTACGACTCGCTGCCCCCCAAGCCAAAGCTGCCAAGGATTCCGAAGCTTCCGAGGACTCCAGAGGTTTCAAAGGattggtgtgagagagagaacagagaagagacaTATCCCAGTGCTTCACCTGAATCACAAACGCTGAACAAATCTGCAAGAGTGGCACACAAGCCCAAACCTTTTATCAAGCCTGCCAGGCCCAATGGTTATAGCCCAGGTAGTCATGCTTGCCCTAATACGGCCATGGTGCCGGAACATGACAACCGCCATTTTGGGGCAAAAGTCTCTGCGAGGCAGCAAGTGTTCTCAGATTGGGAGAGCAGCTTTGTCACGACACCAATCCCCCGGACTCGCAGGCGATCAGGGTGTCCTCCAGAGGAAGTGGAAGGTTCACAGGCCAGTCCCAGGTCCAGCTCGGAGACCAGGATCATCCGACCCATTCTAAAACGTGTCGATGCTCCGCCGAAACCCAAGCGGAACATCAGCTTTCCTTTGAATCCAAGGAACGTGCACTACTTCAAGCCCTGTGAATATGAAAATTACGTCATGTTCAACAGGTCTTACACAGATCCGGAAGATGCACAGCGCTCtgatgatgaagaggaagatGCTTCTGTGAACTGCCAGAACAAGAAGAAACAGTCCCCCGTTATGGAAGCGAAGCAGCAAGATATAGGGGAGCTGAAGCCTGGACCAAGCGGTTTATGTGAAAAGCGCTTCAAAAGGAAGTGGGAAATGCAGGAGCCTGCTGCCATTTTGATGAAGGAGAGCATTGTTCAGGCAAAGCATTGGACGAAGTCTCTCCATCGTGATCCTCCAAAAGAATTCAGACACTCAG CAAAAATAACTGGAGTTGGTTACATCAAGTCAGAGAAGCAGAAGAGGCCAAATGAAATTGAAG GTTCCTCTCGGAATTCAAGTCCCCTTCACGGTAACCATCCTACTGACTCTCTGCATGCAAGTCCCCGTCACGGTCATCATTCAGGTTCCTCTCAGATTGTAAGCCCCCCTCGTGGTCACCATTCATCCTCCAGCCAAGGGAAAATAATTGAGCCAACGGCCAGGAACCATGGCTTTCCGGTGGACGAATGGAACGAGCGGTGGTCAGAAGACAGACGTGATTCGTAA
- the LOC110490318 gene encoding uncharacterized protein LOC110490318 isoform X8 gives MDKACENARAREWNNDDGYSHHNMAQWESAPPAGERQYLTQQERERQWLNHEKEAAIRAHYNSLRQNSPMDFRGHGAQETQPPHLYHQDHHRMAPSQNIRDWPNLNGPLRGQASPNVTLHRSGERTETWAKHEPHFPSYEFLPPLIVERGDEDITHHHKPDRDYMVGRIVNHNNLHCLESKWQMLDPTHSNGHARGHFNEHSRGHSNSYSRIHSTECSKGSSRGGSSGCSMGGSSACPRCGSTACSRGGSSGRSRGGSSGRSRGGSSGRSRGGSSGRSRGGSSGRSRSGSSGRSRGGSSGRSRGGSSGSSSVYSSRSPRLDFQAKHVNPFQSMTNSSPDIQNANITPTVPMVNNKHSETTSGHTTAPARYSTSLVFTDFPSTGGTESGVVDLKAAQVTHADTHGILGPSVPSQAITQHTDHLPGNAALVSHTQTSTTPEQQHASSPSLTDTPQEKPHKHKISLKEIQHWPQSVLRSKNGPVNGNNSTQDPSQSLQFSTEKMYVLQAGKTQLHLNTKDYQARPPERFSDEDSTIRLEIKSTPRYMTLTAVATAPPPPVAIVPPMGPQQSPEPMETENAGNELPFKILQAWSINEKQAENLWERAKDDASSLSVLNEMVQVESLLECDKPVDASATSSMASTGEDNDEVLQVITQMDKRSPSPFVHTNPQATDIVCIGGAQIIVEGSSNVPDESTLDLSTIAEVQFKLCALQRLVTYLESLTTVTEAKDGCLEAILELYWGGDTSNLLEALKDKMDEKIMQDVSAWAAEDEKAVVFFAVSGISLGEVLEKFPIPVHVDTSSQVGYRSSWLNINEKLNDIDEDSGRAWSLWFIPDKAEDSSKVVGGVQMDDTFHSKMETVEFPAEATDSDLTTNTHLTMDVDPPTNTDLPTNADLETEPLSPMILTVLTPEDAVKLLAETEAPDTDLKTVVDLTTDSDTEPLSPMNLTILTSEDAMRLFCQIENGSDLQFASPESCSKNKDKTQTNQLENIESGSFDKSWHCPCGIETDNGFEMGLCSTCQREKGLQQGTRCITIAHCFTMSHRNDQETEVPKDSGGKVTAVDNQCRDKKQIHSTEEEGDDNKTQGEMQQWTGVIPIIDFFFWSDTSEDSDQETEESYNEQHAQIEAHASNVKRTEPETDAKAPCESAQERTTQSKVCPGSEDRERWQEKDQDCRMSTLPLPKVENPSKLRANIIADNWCSPIEDCGSPVEKYDKVADFVTQYKTCKSKQKGHKKMEKEKSLHPTSSDRQSYKKSHGRAERGRTPSQTTKCSGLKATVDNQCRDRKPHASHKTRHSTESDGNRCKDKKRGSSTVKACEGCQSRDKKPPKRRHSTEKEREDNQSRNKMSSKRRNSTETDGRNSDSKELQCQLVDIERASGNSLPCPGVKTLHVQGSSTTTIPLKFSINIPKKPSINASPSKHTEVPRMPKTKAQNKTNRHRSPAKSMSPVVKERQRNDIKHKQKIKCQKVRLKKLSLPKDLVRKGSPPSRKSEEDSPPSRKREKGSPPRQKMVADRGESGGLGIMVSKIPDSSKKLKPTAESDLTSQQKLTQIPKVLKKNEKGRLSKSECEYDSLPPKPKLPRIPKLPRTPEVSKDWCERENREETYPSASPESQTLNKSARVAHKPKPFIKPARPNGYSPGSHACPNTAMVPEHDNRHFGAKVSARQQVFSDWESSFVTTPIPRTRRRSGCPPEEVEGSQASPRSSSETRIIRPILKRVDAPPKPKRNISFPLNPRNVHYFKPCEYENYVMFNRSYTDPEDAQRSDDEEEDASVNCQNKKKQSPVMEAKQQDIGELKPGPSGLCEKRFKRKWEMQEPAAILMKESIVQAKHWTKSLHRDPPKEFRHSAKITGVGYIKSEKQKRPNEIEGSSRNSSPLHGNHPTDSLHASPRHGHHSGSSQIVSPPRGHHSSSSQGKIIEPTARNHGFPVDEWNERWSEDRRDS, from the exons ATGGATAAAGCCTGTGAAAATGCCAGAGCAAGAGAATGGAATAATGATGATGGATACAGCCACCATAATATGGCTCAGTGGGAAAGTGCTCCCCCTGCTGGTGAAAGACAGTACCTCACCCAACAGGAAAGGGAACGCCAGTGGCTGAACCATGAGAAAGAAGCTGCCATACGGGCCCACTACAACTCCCTTAGACAAAACTCTCCAATGGACTTCCGTGGACATGGGGCACAAGAGACCCAGCCGCCGCATCTGTATCATCAGGACCATCACAGAATGGCTCCGAGTCAGAACATAAGGGATTGGCCAAATCTCAATGGACCCCTGAGAGGCCAGGCATCCCCTAATGTAACCTTACACCGCagtggagagagaacagaaacatGGGCTAAACATGAACCCCACTTCCCCAGCTATGAGTTTTTACCCCCACTCATTGTCGAAAGAGGGGATGAGGATATAACCCATCACCATAAACCTGACCGGGATTATATGGTTGGTCGGATAGTGAATCATAACAATCTCCATTGCTTGGAAAGCAAATGGCAGATGTTAGATCCCACCCATTCAAATGGACATGCTAGAGGACATTTTAATGAACATTCAAGGGGACATTCTAATTCCTATTCCAGGATTCATTCTACTGAATGCTCAAAGGGAAGTTCTAGGGGTGGGTCTAGTGGATGTTCTATGGGTGGGTCTAGTGCATGTCCTAGGTGTGGCTCTACTGCATGTTCTAGGGGTGGCTCTAGTGGACGTTCTAGGGGTGGCTCTAGTGGACGTTCTAGGGGTGGCTCTAGTGGACGTTCTAGGGGTGGCTCTAGTGGACGTTCTAGGGGTGGCTCTAGTGGACGTTCTAGGAGTGGCTCTAGTGGACGTTCTAGGGGTGGCTCTAGTGGACGTTCTAGGGGTGGCTCTAGTGGAAGTTCTAGCGTCTATTCCAGCAGGTCTCCCAGGCTGGACTTCCAGGCTAAGCATGTCAACCCTTTTCAATCTATGACCAACAGTTCTCCAGACATTCAGAACGCCAACATCACTCCAACTGTTCCTATGGtcaacaacaaacacagtgaaacaACATCAGGACATACAACTGCTCCTGCGAGATATTCTACATCACTTGTTTTTACAGATTTCCCTTCCACGGGAGGTACAGAATCTGGTGTTGTTGACCTAAAAGCAGCCCAGGTAACACATGCAGACACCCATGGTATACTAGGACCTAGTGTTCCTTCCCAAGCCATAACACAACATACAGATCATCTTCCTGGCAATGCTGCTCTGGTTTCTCACACACAGACCTCTACCACCCCTGAACAGCAACatgcttcctctccttctctcactgacACCCCTCAGGAAAAACCTCATAAACATAAGATCTCACTCAAGGAAATACAGCACTGGCCCCAGAGTGTTTTAAGATCTAAAAATGGACCTGTAAATGGGAATAACTCAACACAAGACCCCTCTCAGTCCCTACAATTCAGCACAGAGAAGATGTATGTTTTACAAGCAGGCAAAACACAACTACATCTAAACACCAAAGACTACCAGGCGAGACCCCCTGAGAGGTTTAGTGATGAGGACTCCACTATACGGCTGGAGATTAAGTCCACCCCCAGGTACATGACCCTGACGGCAGTCGCTACCGCTCCGCCGCCCCCCGTGGCTATCGTCCCGCCAATGGGTCCACAGCAGTCCCCAGAGCCCATGGAGACAGAGAATGCAGGCAATGAGCTGCCATTTAAGATTTTACAGGCCTGGTCCATCAACGAAAAACAGGCAGAAAACCTGTGGGAAAGAGCTAAAGATGATGcaagttctctctctgtcctaaaTGAGATGGTTCAAGTTGAGAGTCTTCTGGAGTGTGATAAACCTGTAGATGCATCTGCAACAAGTTCAATGGCATCTACAGGAGAGGACAATGATGAGGTCCTTCAGGTCATCACACAAATGGACAAGAGATCACCTTCACCATTTGTCCACACCAACCCTCAGGCAACTGATATTGTATGCATCGGTGGTGCCCAGATAATCGTGGAAGGTAGCTCTAATGTTCCAGATGAGAGCACTCTTGATTTGTCCACAATTGCTGAAGTTCAGTTCAAGTTATGTGCGCTGCAGAGACTGGTTACTTATCTGGAGAGTTTGACAACAGTCACAGAGGCAAAGGATGGTTGTCTCGAGGCCATATTGGAGTTGTATTGGGGAGGGGATACCTCTAACCTGTTAGAAGCTTTAAAAGATAAAATGGATGAGAAAATCATGCAGGATGTGTCTGCCTGGGCCGCAGAGGATGAGAAGGCCGTGGTTTTCTTTGCAGTCAGTGGTATATCACTAGGGGAAGTGCTCGAGAAGTTTCCTATTCCAGTACATGTTGACACCTCTTCCCAAGTGGGTTACAGGTCGTCATGGTTAAATATCAACGAGAAGCTGAATGACATTGACGAAGATTCTGGAAGAGCTTGGTCTCTGTGGTTCATACCAGATAAAGCAGAGGACAGTTCCAAAGTGGTTGGGGGTGTCCAGATGGATGACACCTTCCACAGCAAGATGGAGACTGTGGAATTTCCTGCAGAAGCAACAGACTCAGACctcacaacaaacacacacctcaCGATGGACGTAGACCCCCCAACAAACACAGACCTCCCAACAAACGCAGACTTAGAGACAGAACCCCTTTCCCCAATGATTTTGACCGTCCTCACACCAGAGGACGCTGTGAAACTGCTTGCTGAAACAGAGGCACCAGACACAGACCTCAAAACGGTCGTAGACCTCACAACAGACTCGGACACAGAACCCCTTTCCCCAATGAATTTGACCATCCTGACATCTGAGGATGCCATGAGACTGTTTTGCCAGATCGAGAATGGCTCTGACCTCCAATTCGCGTCCCCTGAATCCTGCTCTAAAAACAAAGATAAGACACAGACAAACCAATTAGAGAATATAGAAAGTGGCAGCTTCGATAAGTCCTGGCACTGTCCTTGTGGTATTGAAACTGACAATGGGTTTGAAATGGGCCTATGCTCCacttgtcagagagagaaaggattgcAGCAAGGTACAAGATGCATAACAATCGCTCACTGCTTTACCATGTCACATAGAAATGATCAGGAGACAGAGGTCCCTAAGGACTCTGGGGGGAAGGTGACTGCTGTTGACAATCAATGCAGGGACAAGAAGCAGATACATTCAACTGAAGAAGAGGGTGATGACAATAAGACACAGGGTGAAATGCAGCAATGGACAGGCGTCATACCGATCATTGACTTTTTTTTCTGGTCAGATACAAGTGAGGATTCAGatcaggagacagaggagagctaTAATGAACAACATGCTCAGATTGAGGCTCATGCTTCTAATGTGAAAAGGACAGAGCCTGAAACTGATGCCAAAGCACCATGTGAGTCAGCCCAAGAACGTACGACCCAAAGCAAAGTCTGTCCTGGTTCTGAGGATAGGGAAAGATGGCAAGAGAAGGACCAAGACTGTAGGATGAGTACATTACCACTTCCCAAGGTTGAAAACCCCTCTAAGTTAAGAGCTAACATCATAGCAGACAACTGGTGTTCACCTATAGAGGACTGTGGTTCACCTGTAGAAAAGTATGACAAAGTTGCTGACTTTGTCACCCAATACAAAACCTGCAAGTCAAAGCAAAAAGGacataaaaaaatggaaaaggaGAAGTCCCTCCATCCAACGTCATCTGACAGGCAAAGTTACAAGAAAAGCCatgggagagcagagaggggaagGACACCATCCCAAACCACTAAGTGCTCTGGGTTGAAGGCAACTGTGGATAATCAATGCAGGGACAGGAAGCCACATGCATCACACAAGACGAGACATTCAACTGAGAGTGATGGAAATCGATGTAAAGACAAGAAGAGGGGATCATCAACTGTGAAAGCGTGTGAGGGCTGTCAATCCAGGGACAAGAAGCCACCGAAGAGGAGACATtcaactgagaaagagagagaggacaatcaAAGTAGGAACAAAATGTCATCGAAGAGGAGAAATTCAACTGAAACTGACGGCAGGAACTCAGACTCCAAAGAGTTACAGTGCCAGTTGGTGGACATAGAGAGGGCCAGTGGAAACTCACTCCCGTGCCCTGGGGTGAAAACCCTCCATGTGCAGGGATCCTCAACCACCACCATTCCTCTCAAATTCTCCATAAACATCCCCAAAAAGCCTTCCATAAACGCCTCACCCTCAAAACATACTGAAGTCCCCAGAATGCCAAAGACTAAAGCCCAGAACAAAACTAACAGACACCGCTCCCCTGCAAAGTCAATGTCTCCTGTTGTCAAAGAGCGGCAGAGGAACGACATCAAACACAAGCAAAAAATTAAATGCCAAAAAGTCAGATTGAAAAAGCTGTCCTTACCCAAAGATCTTGTCAGGAAAGGTTCTCCACCAAGCCGGAAGAGCGAGGAAGATTCTCCACCAAGccggaagagagagaaaggttcCCCACCAAGGCAGAAGATGGTGGCGGATAGAGGAGAGTCTGGGGGTTTAGGGATAATGGTCTCTAAGATTCCTGACTCGTCCAAGAAACTAAAACCTACGGCAGAGAGTGACTTGACATCCCAACAGAAATTGACACAGATTCCGAAGGTGTTGAAAAAGAATGAGAAAGGAAGGTTGTCAAAAAGTGAGTGTGAGTACGACTCGCTGCCCCCCAAGCCAAAGCTGCCAAGGATTCCGAAGCTTCCGAGGACTCCAGAGGTTTCAAAGGattggtgtgagagagagaacagagaagagacaTATCCCAGTGCTTCACCTGAATCACAAACGCTGAACAAATCTGCAAGAGTGGCACACAAGCCCAAACCTTTTATCAAGCCTGCCAGGCCCAATGGTTATAGCCCAGGTAGTCATGCTTGCCCTAATACGGCCATGGTGCCGGAACATGACAACCGCCATTTTGGGGCAAAAGTCTCTGCGAGGCAGCAAGTGTTCTCAGATTGGGAGAGCAGCTTTGTCACGACACCAATCCCCCGGACTCGCAGGCGATCAGGGTGTCCTCCAGAGGAAGTGGAAGGTTCACAGGCCAGTCCCAGGTCCAGCTCGGAGACCAGGATCATCCGACCCATTCTAAAACGTGTCGATGCTCCGCCGAAACCCAAGCGGAACATCAGCTTTCCTTTGAATCCAAGGAACGTGCACTACTTCAAGCCCTGTGAATATGAAAATTACGTCATGTTCAACAGGTCTTACACAGATCCGGAAGATGCACAGCGCTCtgatgatgaagaggaagatGCTTCTGTGAACTGCCAGAACAAGAAGAAACAGTCCCCCGTTATGGAAGCGAAGCAGCAAGATATAGGGGAGCTGAAGCCTGGACCAAGCGGTTTATGTGAAAAGCGCTTCAAAAGGAAGTGGGAAATGCAGGAGCCTGCTGCCATTTTGATGAAGGAGAGCATTGTTCAGGCAAAGCATTGGACGAAGTCTCTCCATCGTGATCCTCCAAAAGAATTCAGACACTCAG CAAAAATAACTGGAGTTGGTTACATCAAGTCAGAGAAGCAGAAGAGGCCAAATGAAATTGAAG GTTCCTCTCGGAATTCAAGTCCCCTTCACGGTAACCATCCTACTGACTCTCTGCATGCAAGTCCCCGTCACGGTCATCATTCAGGTTCCTCTCAGATTGTAAGCCCCCCTCGTGGTCACCATTCATCCTCCAGCCAAGGGAAAATAATTGAGCCAACGGCCAGGAACCATGGCTTTCCGGTGGACGAATGGAACGAGCGGTGGTCAGAAGACAGACGTGATTCGTAA